The following nucleotide sequence is from Coffea eugenioides isolate CCC68of chromosome 3, Ceug_1.0, whole genome shotgun sequence.
TTTCTTACGCATGCATCAACTACTACCATATTGCCTCTGTCGCCTTGGTTTTCACACGAATAAATTTGTTCCCACCATTGCTTAAGAGTCAACTCATAGAACAGAGAAGCTTTCATCTGTTCCTTCACTTTGGCTCTTTCTCTGACAAATACGAAAGGGCAGTACCACTTGCCTATAATAATGGGAGAGGATCGCCTGGGAAGTAGCGGAACATGAAATTCAGGGACATCTGATAGAGAAGTGGTGCGGATGCCTTGAGCTTCTCTTAGGTGAAGTCTGAATGAATGCGAAATGTGAACTTCCCATCCTCTCTTTCTCAGGAACTTTGGAGGAAAACCATCCCAAGCAACCGGAATCGCGTAAAATCCACTATTTCCATATGGGCGAATCTCAAATTGCTGATACACGTCCCTGTGATCAAAAGGCTGTGGCTTTGCATCCACTCTCACATTGTTGTAGCAGCATGTTTCGATGCCATCCTCTCTGGAACATGTATGTGCTTGCCTATACACAAGCAGCCAAAGCTTGAGTTCCCACTAACATTAATAAGCAGTAACTATCCTATGAATACTAAAAATATGAAACAGATAATTATGCATACCCTTTGTGGTAGCCTCCTGCTTTGATTACATAATACCGATTGGATGACAAAGGTTGATCAGGGACTGGTATGAACCAGACCTTCGAAACTCTTGACTGCTCATGTTCTGATGTGTGAACAATATTCAAAATCCTGTCTTGAGGAAAGGGTAATCTCTTGATTCTGTTGCTCTTGCATATGCCCCAACAAAAGGTATCCATTTCTTCTGACTCCTCATCACTGACTACTATGAACCCTGTACATGGAGAGTCCGAAGGGGGACGGGCTAAGAGGGCACTTGGATGGTTACGGTAGAGGGAGAGTGGTCTTGTGACAAACATAGCTGATTTTCTAGCAACTTCAACAGTGTCCTTATAATTCAGGAATCAAACTTACAACTCCTAAAAAATTGAGGTTGCGCAATTACAACAAGCGACAGTGACAAATTAAAGCTG
It contains:
- the LOC113765732 gene encoding uncharacterized protein LOC113765732; translated protein: MFVTRPLSLYRNHPSALLARPPSDSPCTGFIVVSDEESEEMDTFCWGICKSNRIKRLPFPQDRILNIVHTSEHEQSRVSKVWFIPVPDQPLSSNRYYVIKAGGYHKGQAHTCSREDGIETCCYNNVRVDAKPQPFDHRDVYQQFEIRPYGNSGFYAIPVAWDGFPPKFLRKRGWEVHISHSFRLHLREAQGIRTTSLSDVPEFHVPLLPRRSSPIIIGKWYCPFVFVRERAKVKEQMKASLFYELTLKQWWEQIYSCENQGDRGNMVVVDACVRKFVTLVYGMEAEKQDTSRNDGDGFIWFRAKARYGKKATVGLSRVIYEKLRWLQESRGWFDGGVEDVRVEGENEIRSENGWRRFGCYLLVESFVFRRMDGSLLINFNFKNSHRIQCKCE